Below is a genomic region from Streptomyces ferrugineus.
TCAGCTGCTGTCCGACGCCCTCGCCGCCGCCAGGGCCGAGGACCGCTCCGCCCTCATCGCCTACCTCCCGGCCGGGTTCCCGACCGTGGACGGCGGTATCGAGGCGATCAAGGCCGCGCTCGACGGCGGCGCGGACGTCGTGGAGGTCGGTCTGCCGCACAGCGACCCCGTCCTCGACGGCCCCGTCATCCAGACCGCCGACGACATCGCCCTGCGCGGCGGGGTCAGGATCGCGGACGTCATGCGCACGGTCCGGGAGGCCCACGCGGCCACCGGGAAGCCGATCCTCGTCATGACGTACTGGAACCCCATCGACCGCTACGGCGTCGAGCGCTTCACCGCCGAGCTGGCCGAAGCGGGCGGCGCGGGCTGCATCCTGCCCGACCTGCCCGTCCAGGAGGCGGCGCTGTGGAGGGAGCACGCCGAGAAGCACGGGCTCGCCACGGTCTTCGTGGTCGCGCCCAGCAGCAAGGACGAGCGGCTCGCGCAGATCACCGCGGCGGGCAGCGGCTTCGTCTACGCCGCCTCGCTGATGGGCGTCAC
It encodes:
- the trpA gene encoding tryptophan synthase subunit alpha → MSGNIQLLSDALAAARAEDRSALIAYLPAGFPTVDGGIEAIKAALDGGADVVEVGLPHSDPVLDGPVIQTADDIALRGGVRIADVMRTVREAHAATGKPILVMTYWNPIDRYGVERFTAELAEAGGAGCILPDLPVQEAALWREHAEKHGLATVFVVAPSSKDERLAQITAAGSGFVYAASLMGVTGTRESVGAQAQDLVERTRATGTELPVCVGLGVSNAEQAAEVAGFADGVIVGSAFVKRMLDAPDDAAGVEAVRALAGELAKGVRGQA